The following proteins are encoded in a genomic region of Pungitius pungitius chromosome 19, fPunPun2.1, whole genome shotgun sequence:
- the zgc:111976 gene encoding mediator of RNA polymerase II transcription subunit 1-like isoform X4 — MESKISKLHLKFAEKTWHETFQLVRRCMDKPKDKSQPCKPLVSSLERLQEVFNVSSMRTMRSRLEMIAKQQGMGFHLTEATCYLTAELFYLEVVLLPYGGVEEVKVAPHGKSPVPSESFLQLLRSKDFDEFSVKLAGLFTQYNIPGDEYTGSLTVIIICTMQSFNSLCFILLCFSETRLKLFSSMQWLWRDLQQISQLPSVPKDSDPRVDMINHGRSGCLIAGQEDCPMTIQFHTAPTDGTKASDRPLLFEETAAAETLVQAARVTVGVSDAAHRLQMASLLPQPPQLDPQGHPVFLSFAEAPHETLPACFLLKLQPAVPMTLSFVNGLRQITDVPIPDVDLQWAPLPKLLTGRSLGSVDEQDTIYTVPLPGGAAQRYVLLAAAWEEPAQRAAAVHSVPFTHPAHVPALLQLLRHRSAINALLRSCMGPPGDAAAGSFCGLHLEVLPESETSFSVTFQRPDADSLAVLLVNVRDSNQITCTLFGSGIVDPSLDEYLSCVMRRFMSVPVTLKTLHGKLEEFSSAPLSPGRPPTAEADNDHSSAAAVTDPNGALAAHSQSATGPEEGCAAAEF; from the exons GACAAACCCAAGGACAAATCCCAACCCTGTAAGCCGCTGGTCAGCTCCCTGGAACGGCTCCAGGAAGtgtttaatg TGTCCTCTATGAGAACCATGAGGTCCCGTCTGGAGATGATTGCCAAACAGCAAGG AATGGGCTTCCACCTTACCGAGGCCACCTGCTACCTGACGGCAGAGCTGTTCTACCTGGAGGTGGTGTTGCTGCCCTACggtggggtggaggaggtgaaggtggCCCCTCACGGAAAATCCCCCGTT CCCAGCGAGTCCTTTCTCCAGCTGCTGAG GTCAAAAGATTTTGACGAGTTCTCTGTGAAGCTGGCGGGCCTCTTCACGCAGTACAACATCCCAGGAGACGAGTATACCGGCTCTTTAACCGTTATAATTATCTGTACCATGCAGTCATTTaactctttgtgttttattcttttatgtTTCAGTGAAACTCGTTTGAAATTGTTTTCGTCCATGCAATGGCTCTGGAGAGACCTGCAGCAAATATCCCAACTGCCAAG CGTGCCAAAGGACTCAGACCCCCGAGTGGACATGATTAACCACGGCAGAAGCGGGTGTCTGATAGCTGGACAAGAAG ATTGCCCCATGACCATCCAGTTCCACACCGCCCCGACCGATGGCACGAAGGCCTCAGATCGAC CTCTTCTCTTTGAAGAAACGGCCGCCGCGGAGACGCTGGTCCAGGCCGCCCGGGTGACCGTCGGTGTCAGCGATGCGGCTCACAGGCTCCAGATGGCGTCGCTGCTCCCACAGCCTCCACAGCTGGATCCCCAGGG TCATCCTGTGTTCCTGTCGTTTGCCGAGGCGCCACACGAGACGCTGCCCGCCTGCTTTCTCCTCAAACTGCAGCCGGCGGTACCCATGACGTTGTCTTTTGTCAACGGGCTCAGACAGATCACAG ATGTTCCCATACCCGATGTTGACCTGCAGTGGGCACCCTTACCCAAGCTTCTGACAGGGCGTTCGCTGGGTTCAGTGGATGAGCAGGATACCATTTACACCGTG CCTCTCCCCGGCGGCGCGGCGCAGCGCTACGTCCTCCTGGCGGCGGCGTGGGAGGAGCCTGCCCAGAGGGCGGCGGCGGTGCACAGCGTCCCTTTCACCCACCCGGCCCACGTGCCggcgctgctgcagctgctccggCACCGGAGCGCCATCAACGCGCTGCTGAGGAGCTGCATGGGGCCCCCGGGGGACGCAGCAG CAGGTTCGTTTTGTGGCCTGCACTTGGAAGTCCTCCCGGAGTCTGAGACCAGCTTTTCTGTGACCTTCCAGCGACCCGACGCCGACTCGCTCGCCGTCT TGCTGGTGAACGTACGTGATTCCAACCAGATTACCTGCACTTTGTTCGGCTCCGGAATCGTGGATCCCTCTTTAGATGAATACCTTTCCTGCGTCATGAGGAG GTTCATGTCCGTTCCCGTGACCTTGAAGACGTTGCACGGAAAGCTGGAGGAGTTCTCCTCTGCTCCGCTCTCTCCGGGGCGCCCGCCCACCGCCGAGGCCGACAATGACCACTCGAGCGCCGCCGCCGTGACCGACCCCAACGGCGCCCTGGCCGCACACTCCCAGAGTGCAACGGGGCCGGAGGAAGGCTGCGCCGCAGCCGAATTCTGA
- the zgc:111976 gene encoding mediator of RNA polymerase II transcription subunit 1-like isoform X3, with protein MESKISKLHLKFAEKTWHETFQLVRRCMDKPKDKSQPCKPLVSSLERLQEVFNVSSMRTMRSRLEMIAKQQGMGFHLTEATCYLTAELFYLEVVLLPYGGVEEVKVAPHGKSPVPSESFLQLLRSKDFDEFSVKLAGLFTQYNIPGDEYTGSLTVIIICTMQSFNSLCFILLCFSETRLKLFSSMQWLWRDLQQISQLPSVPKDSDPRVDMINHGRSGCLIAGQEDCPMTIQFHTAPTDGTKASDRQTAAAETLVQAARVTVGVSDAAHRLQMASLLPQPPQLDPQGHPVFLSFAEAPHETLPACFLLKLQPAVPMTLSFVNGLRQITDVPIPDVDLQWAPLPKLLTGRSLGSVDEQDTIYTVGIDGVSVQPLPGGAAQRYVLLAAAWEEPAQRAAAVHSVPFTHPAHVPALLQLLRHRSAINALLRSCMGPPGDAAAGSFCGLHLEVLPESETSFSVTFQRPDADSLAVLLVNVRDSNQITCTLFGSGIVDPSLDEYLSCVMRRFMSVPVTLKTLHGKLEEFSSAPLSPGRPPTAEADNDHSSAAAVTDPNGALAAHSQSATGPEEGCAAAEF; from the exons GACAAACCCAAGGACAAATCCCAACCCTGTAAGCCGCTGGTCAGCTCCCTGGAACGGCTCCAGGAAGtgtttaatg TGTCCTCTATGAGAACCATGAGGTCCCGTCTGGAGATGATTGCCAAACAGCAAGG AATGGGCTTCCACCTTACCGAGGCCACCTGCTACCTGACGGCAGAGCTGTTCTACCTGGAGGTGGTGTTGCTGCCCTACggtggggtggaggaggtgaaggtggCCCCTCACGGAAAATCCCCCGTT CCCAGCGAGTCCTTTCTCCAGCTGCTGAG GTCAAAAGATTTTGACGAGTTCTCTGTGAAGCTGGCGGGCCTCTTCACGCAGTACAACATCCCAGGAGACGAGTATACCGGCTCTTTAACCGTTATAATTATCTGTACCATGCAGTCATTTaactctttgtgttttattcttttatgtTTCAGTGAAACTCGTTTGAAATTGTTTTCGTCCATGCAATGGCTCTGGAGAGACCTGCAGCAAATATCCCAACTGCCAAG CGTGCCAAAGGACTCAGACCCCCGAGTGGACATGATTAACCACGGCAGAAGCGGGTGTCTGATAGCTGGACAAGAAG ATTGCCCCATGACCATCCAGTTCCACACCGCCCCGACCGATGGCACGAAGGCCTCAGATCGAC AAACGGCCGCCGCGGAGACGCTGGTCCAGGCCGCCCGGGTGACCGTCGGTGTCAGCGATGCGGCTCACAGGCTCCAGATGGCGTCGCTGCTCCCACAGCCTCCACAGCTGGATCCCCAGGG TCATCCTGTGTTCCTGTCGTTTGCCGAGGCGCCACACGAGACGCTGCCCGCCTGCTTTCTCCTCAAACTGCAGCCGGCGGTACCCATGACGTTGTCTTTTGTCAACGGGCTCAGACAGATCACAG ATGTTCCCATACCCGATGTTGACCTGCAGTGGGCACCCTTACCCAAGCTTCTGACAGGGCGTTCGCTGGGTTCAGTGGATGAGCAGGATACCATTTACACCGTG GGAATCGATGGCGTCTCTGTGCAGCCTCTCCCCGGCGGCGCGGCGCAGCGCTACGTCCTCCTGGCGGCGGCGTGGGAGGAGCCTGCCCAGAGGGCGGCGGCGGTGCACAGCGTCCCTTTCACCCACCCGGCCCACGTGCCggcgctgctgcagctgctccggCACCGGAGCGCCATCAACGCGCTGCTGAGGAGCTGCATGGGGCCCCCGGGGGACGCAGCAG CAGGTTCGTTTTGTGGCCTGCACTTGGAAGTCCTCCCGGAGTCTGAGACCAGCTTTTCTGTGACCTTCCAGCGACCCGACGCCGACTCGCTCGCCGTCT TGCTGGTGAACGTACGTGATTCCAACCAGATTACCTGCACTTTGTTCGGCTCCGGAATCGTGGATCCCTCTTTAGATGAATACCTTTCCTGCGTCATGAGGAG GTTCATGTCCGTTCCCGTGACCTTGAAGACGTTGCACGGAAAGCTGGAGGAGTTCTCCTCTGCTCCGCTCTCTCCGGGGCGCCCGCCCACCGCCGAGGCCGACAATGACCACTCGAGCGCCGCCGCCGTGACCGACCCCAACGGCGCCCTGGCCGCACACTCCCAGAGTGCAACGGGGCCGGAGGAAGGCTGCGCCGCAGCCGAATTCTGA
- the zgc:111976 gene encoding mediator of RNA polymerase II transcription subunit 1-like isoform X6 — MESKISKLHLKFAEKTWHETFQLVRRCMDKPKDKSQPCKPLVSSLERLQEVFNVSSMRTMRSRLEMIAKQQGMGFHLTEATCYLTAELFYLEVVLLPYGGVEEVKVAPHGKSPVPSESFLQLLRSKDFDEFSVKLAGLFTQYNIPGDDETRLKLFSSMQWLWRDLQQISQLPSVPKDSDPRVDMINHGRSGCLIAGQEDCPMTIQFHTAPTDGTKASDRPLLFEETAAAETLVQAARVTVGVSDAAHRLQMASLLPQPPQLDPQGHPVFLSFAEAPHETLPACFLLKLQPAVPMTLSFVNGLRQITDVPIPDVDLQWAPLPKLLTGRSLGSVDEQDTIYTVGIDGVSVQPLPGGAAQRYVLLAAAWEEPAQRAAAVHSVPFTHPAHVPALLQLLRHRSAINALLRSCMGPPGDAAAGSFCGLHLEVLPESETSFSVTFQRPDADSLAVLLVNVRDSNQITCTLFGSGIVDPSLDEYLSCVMRRFMSVPVTLKTLHGKLEEFSSAPLSPGRPPTAEADNDHSSAAAVTDPNGALAAHSQSATGPEEGCAAAEF; from the exons GACAAACCCAAGGACAAATCCCAACCCTGTAAGCCGCTGGTCAGCTCCCTGGAACGGCTCCAGGAAGtgtttaatg TGTCCTCTATGAGAACCATGAGGTCCCGTCTGGAGATGATTGCCAAACAGCAAGG AATGGGCTTCCACCTTACCGAGGCCACCTGCTACCTGACGGCAGAGCTGTTCTACCTGGAGGTGGTGTTGCTGCCCTACggtggggtggaggaggtgaaggtggCCCCTCACGGAAAATCCCCCGTT CCCAGCGAGTCCTTTCTCCAGCTGCTGAG GTCAAAAGATTTTGACGAGTTCTCTGTGAAGCTGGCGGGCCTCTTCACGCAGTACAACATCCCAGGAGACGA TGAAACTCGTTTGAAATTGTTTTCGTCCATGCAATGGCTCTGGAGAGACCTGCAGCAAATATCCCAACTGCCAAG CGTGCCAAAGGACTCAGACCCCCGAGTGGACATGATTAACCACGGCAGAAGCGGGTGTCTGATAGCTGGACAAGAAG ATTGCCCCATGACCATCCAGTTCCACACCGCCCCGACCGATGGCACGAAGGCCTCAGATCGAC CTCTTCTCTTTGAAGAAACGGCCGCCGCGGAGACGCTGGTCCAGGCCGCCCGGGTGACCGTCGGTGTCAGCGATGCGGCTCACAGGCTCCAGATGGCGTCGCTGCTCCCACAGCCTCCACAGCTGGATCCCCAGGG TCATCCTGTGTTCCTGTCGTTTGCCGAGGCGCCACACGAGACGCTGCCCGCCTGCTTTCTCCTCAAACTGCAGCCGGCGGTACCCATGACGTTGTCTTTTGTCAACGGGCTCAGACAGATCACAG ATGTTCCCATACCCGATGTTGACCTGCAGTGGGCACCCTTACCCAAGCTTCTGACAGGGCGTTCGCTGGGTTCAGTGGATGAGCAGGATACCATTTACACCGTG GGAATCGATGGCGTCTCTGTGCAGCCTCTCCCCGGCGGCGCGGCGCAGCGCTACGTCCTCCTGGCGGCGGCGTGGGAGGAGCCTGCCCAGAGGGCGGCGGCGGTGCACAGCGTCCCTTTCACCCACCCGGCCCACGTGCCggcgctgctgcagctgctccggCACCGGAGCGCCATCAACGCGCTGCTGAGGAGCTGCATGGGGCCCCCGGGGGACGCAGCAG CAGGTTCGTTTTGTGGCCTGCACTTGGAAGTCCTCCCGGAGTCTGAGACCAGCTTTTCTGTGACCTTCCAGCGACCCGACGCCGACTCGCTCGCCGTCT TGCTGGTGAACGTACGTGATTCCAACCAGATTACCTGCACTTTGTTCGGCTCCGGAATCGTGGATCCCTCTTTAGATGAATACCTTTCCTGCGTCATGAGGAG GTTCATGTCCGTTCCCGTGACCTTGAAGACGTTGCACGGAAAGCTGGAGGAGTTCTCCTCTGCTCCGCTCTCTCCGGGGCGCCCGCCCACCGCCGAGGCCGACAATGACCACTCGAGCGCCGCCGCCGTGACCGACCCCAACGGCGCCCTGGCCGCACACTCCCAGAGTGCAACGGGGCCGGAGGAAGGCTGCGCCGCAGCCGAATTCTGA